The Aliiroseovarius pelagivivens DNA segment TCCACTGGACCCCCGTGGACGAGGCACTGGACACGCTCCGCGACCGCCTGTCCCCCGTGGTTGGGACCGAAACCGTACCGACCGCGAACTCCCGTGGCCGCATCCTGGCCGCCGACCATATGGCAGCCCGCTCCAACCCGCCCGGCGCGAACTCTGCCGTCGATGGATACGCCTTCGCTTATGCCGGATTGCCCGCTGGTGATGTGACTGAGATGCCACTGATGGCTGAACGCGCCGCTGCCGGGGGCCCCTTCACTGGCACCGTCCCGATGGGTCACGCCATCCGCATCCTGACCGGCGCACTTCTGCCCGACGGCGTGGACACGGTGGTGTTGCAAGAGGACGTCCAAGTCGACGGGCAAACCCTGCGCTTCCCCGCGGGCGTCAAACCGGGCGCCAATGCCCGCGCCGCCGGAGAAGACGTCGAGGCCGGCAAGCTGGCCTTGCCTGCGGGCCACAAGATGCGCGCACCCGATGTCGCGCTCTTGTCCGCACTGGGCCTGCCTGATGTCCAAGCCTTCAAGCCGCTGCGTGTCGGCGTCCTGTCCACCGGCGATGAACTGGCCGAGCCCGGAACTACCACCGACACCGCCCGCACCTATGATGCCAACCGCCCGATGCTTCTGTCGCTGGCCGAGGGCTGGGGATACACGCCCATCGATCTGGGCCATGTGGCCGACGACCGCGACGCCCTGCGCGCTGCCTTTGACACAGCCGCAACACAGGCAGACGTTATCCTGACCTCAGGTGGTGCGTCTGCGGGGGATGAAGATCACGTTTCGGCTCTGCTGAAGGAAACCGGATCGTTGCACCACTGGCGCATCGCGATCAAACCGGGGCGACCTCTGGCGTTGGCGCAGTGGAACGGCACGCCCGTCTTTGGCTTGCCCGGCAACCCTGTCGCGGCCCTTGTCACCACGTTGATCTTCGCGCGCCCGGCCTTTTCAGTGCTCGCGGGCGGTCCGTGGCTGGCATCAGCCGGTACAATGCTTCCAGCCGCCTTCACGAAATCCAAGAAAGCAGGCCGCCGCGAATACCTGCGCGCGCGGCTGAACGAAGACGGTCGGGTGGAGGCTTTCAAGTCCGAAGGCTCGGGCCGCATCTCGGGCCTGTCATGGGCGACAGGGTTGGTCGAACTGCCGGACGGGGCGATGGACATCGCTCCCGGCACACCGGTTCGTTTCCTGTCCTACGATAGCCTTGGAATTACCTAAGCTTAGTCGCCATGACGCAGCAAACGCTGCTTCTGGCGGCCCCAATCCCGCTTGGCTTCGGTCGCGCGCTTGTCATGGGCCTTCTTACCCTTGGCAATGCCCACCTTCACCTTCACCAGACCTTTGTGGTTGAAATAGATGACCAGCGGCACAAGGGTCATGCCCTTACGGCTGGTCGCATTCCACATCTTCGAGATCTCGCGCTTGGACGCCAGCAGCTTACGCTTGCGGCGCTCCAGATGACCCCAAGTGATGGCCTGCTTATAAGGCGCGATATAGCTGTTAGTTAGGTAAAGCTCACCATCTTCAACGGCCACATAGCTTTCGGCAATGTTCGACCCGCCCTGACGCAGCGATTTCACCTCGGAGCCCATCAACACGATGCCGCATTCGATGTCTTCCTCGATCGCATAGTCATAGCGTGCGCGCCGATTGTCGGCGATCACTTTGTAATTGGTGTCTTCTTTTGTCTTCGCTTTAGCCATGTGCCGGATGTAGGGCTTGCACCGCCAACTGTCCAGACTGCTCAGGCAACCGGCGCATCAATCGTGGCGATCCATGGCTTCAAATCCACCACTGGGGTTCCATCGAAACAGTCCAACGCATCAATGCCGATGACGCCGGCCTCGACATCCAGGGACACGATTTCAACCGTGCTCATCGCAATCGGATTGGGACGGTTGGGCGAGCGGAGCGAGAACACCCCGCGCGGCGCATCCGCATGACGTGGCGTCTGTACGATCAGATCACGACGCGCTTGATCCATCCAGTAGAGCACGATGATATGCTGCCCGACCGTGAGATCCTTGATGCCGGGCTGATAGCCTTCGGCCAACTCAATGCGAAACGCGCCACCTTCTTTAGCCACACGTTTACGCGCACCAGCCACATTGCCCGGTGCATCACCCGGTTTCCACGGCGTATGGATACGTCCGATGAAAGCCACACGCGGTCCATCGTTGTCAGCAGGATCGAAGGCGAGTCGTTCCTCGCCTTCGCGCGCTTCTTTCATCAGTTGATCAGCCCAGCGTGACGCATGGCGGCATCGATGGCGGCTTTGGTCTCGTCCGTGATTTCAGTCAGCGGGCTGCGCACTTCGGTGCCACAACGGCCGAGCTTGGAAAGACCATATTTAGCCCCGCAAAGACCCGGCTCCATGAAGATCGCCTGATGCAGCGGCATCAGCTTATCTGCAATCTCAAGCGCTTTACCGAAATCACCAGCCAGCGTTGCGGCCTGCATATCTGCACACAGGCGCGGGGCCACGTTCGCCGTGACCGAAATACATCCCACACCACCTTGGGCGTTGAACCCGTGCGCCGTGGCGTCTTCGCCCGACAGCTGAACAAAGTCCGCACCACAGGTCATGCGCTGAAAGCTGACACGCGCCAGATCACCGGTCGCGTCTTTCACGCCCACGATGTTCTTGTGCTTGGCCAGAACGCCCATGGTCTCGGGTGTCATGTCCACGACCGAACGACCGGGAATGTTGTAGATCACGATGGGCAGGTCGACGGCATTCGCAATCGTTTCGAAATGCGCAACCAGTCCGCGCTGGGTCGGCTTGTTATAGTACGGCGTCACGACCAGACCAGCGGCCGCACCGACGCGTTTGGCGAATTCCATGAAGCGCAGAGCTTCGGCGGTGTTGTTCGATCCGGCGCCTGCGATGACCGGCACGCGGCCTGCAGCGGCTTCAACCACGGCTTCGATGACCGCTTCGTGTTCATCGTGGGTCAGGGTCGGGCTTTCGCCAGTCGTGCCCACCGGCACCAAACCAGTCGAGCCTTCTTCGATCTGCCATTCGACCAAGCGTTTGAGCGCGTCGAAATCCACTGCACCGTCCTTGAACGGCGTAACCAGGGCAGGAAGAGATCCTTTAAACATGACACGCTCCATTTTTGTCTGTGTTTCCAATCACGTCTGCGGGCAGTTGCTGAATCGCCCCGCAAACGCGGCGGAAACTAGCCGGGTTCGACAGAAATGCCAAGTTTGTGTGTTGCGTGTTAGCGCCACAAAGCTAGGTTTTCCCCATGAACAGGATAGAATCTCGCCTTATCCCGGCCCTTGCACTGGCCGCTTGCTTGGGTTTTGCACCCAACAACGCCGCTTACGCGCAGGATGCTGGGGCCGTGTCGGCCTTCAAAACCGCCATTGAAACCGCTCGCGCCAAGGATTGGGACACTGCCCGTCGTCAGGCCTCGGACGGAGGGGCGCTGTCTGCCGACATCGTCGAGTGGCACCTGTTGCGGCAAGGTGAAGGCAGCTTTGCGGATACCCGCGCCTTTCTGGCCCGCCGTCCCGACTGGCCCGGCCTGAAGCTTCTGCGCAAACGTTCCGAGAAATCCATCCCGCATAACCACACCCCATCCGAAGTGCTGGCGTTTTTCGAAACACAGCCGCCTCAGACCGGGCGCGGTGCATTGCGTTTGGCCGAGGCGCTGAAGGCGACCGGCAACAGGGACGAGGCGAACGCGCAGATTATCCTCGCGTGGATCTCGCTGTCCTTGGACGAAGATGAACACAACGCATTCGTGTCGCGTTATGGGGATACGCTGAAGCCTCACCACCGGGACCGCGCGGATATGCTGTTGTGGCGCGGGTCCACGACCGAAGCCGGCCGTATGTTGCCGCTGCTGTCTTCGGGGCAGCAGGCATTGGCCAAGGCCCGCATAGCTCTGCGTGGCAAGAAAAACGGCGTGGATGCGTTGATCAAAGCCATCCCTGCCAGCCTATCGGATGATCCGGGGCTGGCGTATGAACGCTTCCTGTGGCGGGCCTCGAAAGGGCGCAATCAGGATGCTGTGGACCTTCTGCTCGAGCGCTCGACCTCGGCCCAATCACTTGGGGCGCCCGAGCGCTGGGGAAGCTGGCGCCGCGTACTGGCCCGTTGGTCCATGCGCGATGGCAAGCCCAAGCAAGCCTATCGCCTTGCCGCCTCACATCACATTCCCGGCGGATCTGATCGCAACGATCTGGAATGGTTGGCGGGCTATGTAGCGCTGCGCAAACTGAACGACCCGGCCACCGCCATCGAACATTTTCAAGCTTTTCAGCTGGGGGTCGAAACCCCGATCAGTCTGGGGCGCGCCGGATACTGGCAAGGACGTGCCTATGAAGCAGCAGGTGACAAGATCACCGCGCAGGCGTCCTATGAGTTCGGGGCCGAGTTTCAGACAAGTTTCTACGGCCTTCTAGCCGCCGAGAAGGCAGGCGTTCCGATGGACCCCCGCCTGACCGGATCAGAACCCTTCCCCGATCATCGACAAGCCAGCTTTTGGGGTGGTTCCGTCATGGAAGCCGCCCGCTTGTTACAAGCCGCAGGAGAGCTTTACTGGGCCGAGCGATTCTCGGTCCATCTTGCCGAAAGCCTGACCCGCGAAGAGCTGGGCCAGCTGGGCGCATGGGCGGAAAGCGTGAATGAGCCGCACCTGCAGGTTATGATCGCCAAACAGGCCGCACGTCAGGGTCATACGATCGCCCGTCCCTATTTCCCGACGCCCGACATCGGGCGCGGCAACCGCTCGGTGCCCCGCGCATTGGAACTTGCCATCGCCCGGCGTGAAAGCGAATTTGATCCGTCGGTTATCTCGGGTGTTGGCGCGCGTGGGTTGATGCAGCTGATGCCCGGCACGGCATCCGACATGGCGAAGCGTCTGGACATGCCCTATTCCAAGGCCCGTCTGACCGAGGACCCGGCCTATAACACGCGGCTGGGATCGGAATACCTGGCGAAGCTGATCGAAGATTTCGATGGCAACCCCGTTCTGATTTCGGTGGGCTATAACGCCGGTCCCCGACGGTCGCAGAACTGGAGCGAACGGTTTGGCAATGTGCGGTCCTCGTCGGTGGATATCATCGACTGGATCGAGCACATCCCATTCCGCGAGACCCGCAACTATGTGATGCGCGTAACTGAAAGCCTGCCGATCTATCGTGCGCGGCTGACCGGGAAAACCGAACCCCTGCGCCTGTCGAAAGAGCTTAAGAAGTAGAGCGGCGGCTGCGGATTAGGGTGAAGATGCCTGCCGACACGACGATCACCGCGCCGATCACAACATTGGTGTGCAAGGTCTCGTTGAAGACCAAGACGCCGATGAAGCTGACGAAGACCAGTTGCAGATAGGCAAAGGGTTGGACGGTGCTGGCCTCGGCGAATTCATAGCATTTGATCAGCAGCCAGTGGCCCAGAACGCCCGTGCAGCACAGCAGCGCCATCCACGCCCAATCGCCCTGCGACATGGGCTGCCAGAACCAGACGCCAATCGCAGTCATGACCACGGCGCCAATGATTCCCGTCCAGAAAAAACTGGTCTGCGTGCTGTCGGTCTTCGCTGCAAGTCGTGTCATCAACCCATAGACCGCGAACATTCCCGCCCCCAGCAGCGGAATGATGGCATAGGGTGAAAACACGCCTGTCCCCGGCTGCAGAATGATCAAGATCCCGATGAAACCGATGCCAATGGCCGCCCAACGACGCCAGCCCACATGCTCGCCCAGAACCCGGCCGGATAGGGCTGCCACCATCAGCGGATACACGGCGAAAATCGCATGGCTTTCCACAAGGCCCAGCAGTGTGAAAGACAGAACGGTCACGCAGATCTCTAGCGCCAAAAGCGCCCCACGAGAGATTTGCAGCCAAAGGCGGGCGGGGCGCAGGGCTTGTGCCAGCCCTCCGTTCCGGCGGGTCAGCCACAGAACGAAGACCGCGAAGAACCAATAGCGGATCATCACCACCATCCAGACGTTGTATTCCCCGCCCAAATGGCGCGAGATCCCGTCCTGCATCGCAAAAACGAAAGTCGTGGCGACCATCAGCCAAATGCCGATTTGATTGTTGCGATCCATTGCGTCCTTCTAGGGCCGCAATGTTCCACGGCTCATATGCCGTTTGCGCCCGTATCCGGATACACGTTCCACATCGAAACCCGCCGCGTCTAGGGCACGACGGACAAAACCTGCGGCAGTGTATGTCGCAAACGTGCCATTTGGCGCGGTGTGGATGCCAACCTGCGCCATAAGATCCTCGCCCCACAGCTCGGGGTTCTTGGCGGGCGAGAAGCCGTCAAGGAACCACGCGTCCGCTTTGCCGTCCCAACTTGCCAGCGTGTCTCGGGCGTCGCCCTCGATCACTTCGACGGTGAACCCGTCCAGATCGAAGCGTCGCGCGCCCTCAGCCCACGCCGTCAGGAAAGGCCCGGCCACCGCATGCGCCTCGGGGAAAGTTTGCAGGGCGCGGTCGATGTCGGCAGCCTTCATCGGGAAAGCCTCGAACGAAGTGAGCCCAGCCCCCTCGGGCGATCCCGAAGCGCGCCACGCGATGAACGCGGCCAGCATGTTCAGACCGGTGCCAAAGCCCAGCTCGGCAATCTGGAAGCCGGGGCTTAGACGCGCGGCCAGATCATTGCCGTCGATGAAGACATGCCGCGTCTCGGCCAGCCCGTCTTCGAGTGAGAAATAGGGATCGTCGAACCGATCCGCCACCGGCACGCCGCTGTCTTTCCACGTGATCGTCGCCGTGGTGGTCGTTGTCTGGCGCTTTGTCATGATCTGCCCTAGAACGCTTTTGAAACCTGCGCGAACATGAAGAAGGATAGCTCTGATGGCAACGGCTGATGTGACGGTCTATGGCGCAGGGATCTTTGGCCTATCGGTCGCGTGGAGCTGCGCCAGGCGCGGCGCAAAGGTGCGGGTGATCGACCCGTACGGACCGGGCGCGGGATCGTCCGGAGGTCTGGTCGGCGCGCTGGCCCCGCATGTGCCCGAACGCTGGAACGCCAAGAAAGCCTTTCAATTCGACAGCCTGATCATGGCGGAAACCTATTGGGCCGAGGTCGAAGCGGTGTCAGGAAAATCCCCCGGCTACGCGCGCTCGGGTCGGTTGCAACCCATCGCGGACGACCGCCTGCTGGATCTTGCCAAGTCCCGCGCGGCCGAGGCCGAAACCCTGTGGCAAGGCAAGGCTGTTTGGCAGGTGCGCCCCACTTCGGACTTCCCCGATTGGGCACCGAACAGCCCGACGGGTTTCCTGATCTACGACACACTGACCGCCCGAATGAGCCCCCGCCGGGCAGGTGCCGCACTGGTTGTAGCAATCCAAGCCAAGGGCGGCAAAATCGTGACCGAGGGGCCCTCGGAAGGGACCGAGGTCTGGGCGACCGGTTGGCAAGGCATGGTGAAACTGTCCGAGGAACTGGACAAATCCGTCGGCAACGGTGTCAAAGGCCAAAGCGCGCTTCTGGATTATGACGCGCGGGACATGCCGCAGCTGTTTGCCGACGCCGTACACATCATCCCGCACGCAGACGGTACTGTGGCCATCGGGTCCACCAGCGAACGGGACTTTGACGATCCATCCAGCTGTGACGAGGCGCTGGACGAGGTTATCGCCCGGGCCCGCACCGCCTGCCCTGCACTTGCAGATGCGCCCGTGATCGAACGCTGGGCCGGGGTACGCCCCCGCGCCAAATCCCGCGCGCCGATGCTGGGGGAATACCCCGGCCGCCCCGGGGCCTACATCGCCAATGGCGGCTTCAAGATCGGCTTCGGCATGGGCCCGCGCGTGGGCGAGCTGATGGCCGACCTTGTGTTGGATGGCCGCGACGAGATCCCCGAAGATTTCCGGGTTGAAGCAAGTCTTTAAACGACAGCCGCGCGCAGCTTAGCCATCAGCTTGGTCAGATTGGCCTCGTAGCGTTCATTCGTCAGCACGCCATCCGCGTCGAATTCTTTCGAACTGCCCGCCACGGCGATCTCTGGTCCAATCACAAGGCGGGGCTGAAAAGGGGTCATCGCGGCGACCAAAGACGCCTGCGCTCGCTCTCCACCCGCACGCCCGCCAGCCGCGGACATGACCGCAACGGGTTTGCCCTCCCACGGCTGGGGCTTCACCCGACTGACCCAATCCAACGCGTTTTTCAGAACACCCGTCAGCATCTTGTTGTACTCTGGCGTCGAGATAATCACCGCATCCGCCTCCGCAATCTGAGTTGCCAGCTGGGCGACGCTGTCGGGGATCCCGTCCGCGACCTCGAGGTCGCCGTCATAGAGCGGCAGGTTCAGATCTGCCTCGGTATAGACTGCATCGCCGTAAAGCCTCGCTGCATTTCGCAGCAAGAACCGGTTGGTTGCGTCTTTACGCAGGGAACCGGACATGCCAAGCAATTGGTGTTTGGACACAAGAACCTCCTTCGTCGGGTCACAAAGATGTGGGGCGCGGCACGTATGAGGTCAAGAAGAGACGAGACACAGCAATGCGCCACGGCGGACAAATCCTTGTCGATCACCTGAAAACCGAAGGCGTCAGCCGCGTATTTTCCGTACCCGGCGAAAGCTTTCTGGCCGCACTGGACGGGCTATATGACAGCGGGATTGAAAACGTCGTCTGCCGGCAGGAAGGCGGGGCCGCCATGATGGCCGAGGCGCATGGCAAGCTGACCGGCGCGCCGGGTGTTCTGTTCGTGACGCGCGGTCCGGGGGCGACGAATGCGTCTTCCGGCATTCACGTGGCGATGCAGGACGCGACACCGATGGTGGTTTTCGTCGGACAAATCGCGCGCGCGCATCGTGATCGTGGCGCGTTTCAAGAAGTCGATTATCGCGCCTTCTTCGGCCCGCTGGCCAAATGGTCCTGCGAGGTCGACCAGACCGAACGCCTGCCTGAATACCTTGCCCGCGCCTTCCACGTGGCCCGCACTGGGCGCCCGGGGCCCGTCGTCGTGGCGCTGCCCGAGGATATGCTGAGTGATGTGGCCGACGTGCCGGATCGCCCCGCCGTGCCTGCTACACAGGGCCGCGTTTCCAGCGCGGACGCGGGTGCGATGCTGGCAGCAATCGAGACCTCGGCGCGTCCGCTTTTGATCGCAGGCGGACCGGGTTGGACCGCTGACGCAGGCGCGGACCTCATGGCATTCGCCGCCCAAAACGCCTTGCCCGTCGCCACCGCGTTCCGCCGACAGGATTACGTCGACAACCGCCATCCAAATTATGTCGGAGATCTTGGCCTTGGCATCAACCCGGCGCTGAAGACCATGTTCGACGAGGCCGACACGCTGGTCGTTCTGGGTAGCCGTCTGGGCGACATCCTGACCGGCAGCTACGAGATGCTGGATCCGATCCACACCGGAAAACGCATCGTGCATGTCTATCCCTGCGCCGAGGAATTGGGGCGTGTCTATCATGCGGATCAGACTGTTCTAGCGACTGGCCCGGCAGCGATTGCAGCGCTGAGTGAACCGCCCGCGCTGTCCGCAACCCCTTGGGCCGATTGGACGCAACAGGGCCGCGCCGCCTATGACGCTTTCCAAGCCCCGATCGAAACCCCCGGCCCGGTCAAGTTGGAACGCATCATGCATTGGCTGTCGGACACACTGCCCGACAACACTATCATGACGAATGGAGCAGGAAACTACGCCACATGGCTGCACCGCTATTTCCGTTTCAAGGAATACGGCACGCAGCTTGCCCCGACCTCAGGCTCGATGGGCTATGGCTTCCCGGCAGCAGTTGCAGCCAGCCTTCAGCACCCCGATCGCACCGTGATTGCATGGTTAGGGGATGGCGAGTTTCAGATGACCTTGAACGAGATGTCGACCGCTGTGCAGCACGGGGCAAAACCCATTGCGATCATTGTGAACAACGGGCGTTATGGCACCATTAGGATGCACCAAGAACGCACTTATCCGGCGCGCGTCTCGGGCACCGATATGGCGAATCCTGAATTCGCAGATCTGGCCCGTGCCTATGGAGGCCACGGCGAAACCGTCACCAAGGGCGAAGACTTCGAAGCTGCTTTCCAACGCGCAAAAGCGTCCGGAAAGCTGGCCGTGATCGATTTGGAGGTAGACCCGCAAGTCGCCACGCCGGGCCTGACTTTGGATCAGTTGCGCGCACAGGGCGAGGCGGGGTAACCGCCACGCCCTGTCGCTAAGGCTCAGCCCTTCGGCATCTCCATCAGTTCGGCCAGATGGATCGTGCCCATCTGGATGAAACTGTTTTCACTGGCAATCGCCAAGGCCGTGTCCGCATCCGGTGCGTTGATCACGCAAAACCCCATCATCGGCTGCTTGAACCCTTCGCGGTGACCATCGCCATCCACGGTCCATTGCGCCTTGAATGGCGTCTCGGGCATCTCGAACACATCCGCGTATTTGGCAATCCACGCCTTATACGCGGCCTGCATCTCGGCCTTCTTGTCGTCGGGCACGTCCGTAGGCTCGTGATACGCCATGTAAAACTTCGGCATCGTTTTTCCTCCCGTATTTGGGATCAGTATTCGACCCCAATTTGCGCCTTGATGCCTGACCGGAACGGGTGTTTTACCAATTCCATCTCGGTCACCAGATCGGCAATCTCGATCAGATCGTCCGACGCATTGCGCCCGGTCAGGACCACATGGGTCATGTCGGGTTTTTCTTCGACCAAAAACTTCACGACCTCGTTCACGTCGACATAGTCGTAACGAATGGCGATGTTGATCTCGTCCAGCAGGACCATCTTGTTGGACGGATCGCGGATCAGATCTTTCGACTTCTCCCACGCGGCCTGTGCCATTTCGATGTCACGGGTGCGGTCCTGCGTTTCCCAGGTGAAGCCTTCACCCATCGTGTAGAATTCGCAGATGTCGCTGAACTTGGCGTTGATCAGATCACGCTCGCCGCAATCCATCCCGCCCTTGATGAACTGCACCACGGCGCATTTCATATCAGCCGCAATGCAGCGGAAGATCATCCCGAACGCGGCCGAGCTTTTGCCCTTGCCCTTGCCCGTATGCACGATGATCAGACCCTTCTTGTCGGTCTTCGTCGCCATGATCTTGTCACGGGCGGCTTTCTTCTTTGCCATCTTTGTGGCGTGGCGATCGGGATCTACGGTCATTCTGGCCTCACTTTGGAATGTCATGCCAGTGTGAGAGCACACTCCTCCAGATGCAAGAGCGGGCGCCCTGAAAATCAGGACGCCCGTCTATTTTGGCCACCGTGAGTGGTATATTACTCGGCTGGTACGGCCGAGCTGAGTCCGCGGCCAAAATGCTGTTTGTTCAAGCGAACAACCAGAACAATCATCGCCATTTGGAATGCAATCGCAATGGCGGAAATCACCCAGTACATCAGCGAGAACTTGTCAATCACGCCCGCTTTCACCAAGCCGGAGTTCAGGAAGAACTGCAACAGAACCGACAGGGCAACGCCCGGGCAGACCAGCGCATAGGAACCGGGCGAGGTCTCGTTTCCGAAGACAAAGCTTTTCCAATAGCCAACGCGCGACAGCACAACCAGACCCAAGAGACCGAACAGCACCTGTACAGCGATCAGACGGGCAAGGAAGATCATGGTTTCCGCAGCCGAGCCGTGCACATCAAAGGTCACGTGCATACCGTGATCCTGACGCAGGAACATGATGCCAAGAATGGTCATCAGCGGGATGACGATCATCAGGGTCGGGGCAGCTTCCTTGGCAGTCCCGTGATGCAGCATCGAGTTGAAGGCCGTGAACAGGGCCAGTGCGGCATAGACGATCGAGCCCACACCGAAGAAGGTCGAGCCCACCAGCGACACGCCAACAACGATGGTGTTTGTGCTCATCGCGGCGGGGGCGGCAAACCCCACGGCGGTCATTGCCAGAGCGAAGGCAGGCAGCATCTGTGCAAAGCTGTTATGGGCAGTCACGTCGAAGACGCCACCCTTGGACAGAACGCGACCAAGGAAATCGCCGATATAGCTCAGCGCCAGAATGCCGATGGCCAGGAAGGCGGCCATGGCGAAGGGGAACAGGTACTCTACGATCGACCACAGGCCGGGCACGAAGACCAGACCGGCCACGAACATGCCGTTCACGCTCATCGCCAAGGCCAGCGGCATGGCAAGGATGGTGGTTTCCGCGTTCGAGTTCTTCAGCGCAGTGTAAGCTTCGGTTTTGCGGAAGGCCGAGAAGCTTTTCAGGTTCCAGATCAGGTATTTCAGGTTCAGGAAGACCATCGCGGCGATGCCGACCCACGCGACGACGATGGCGGTTTGCATCCCCATCGACCCGGTGGTGAATGCGGCCATGATGTCCTCAAATACGGGTACGGGCTTGCCCGGGTGGTTCACCCAGAACATCAGGTACATGAAGAAGGTGACCGACAGGCCACCGGCCCCGACCGAGGCGAGGAAGTAGAGCGGCGAATATTTATCCGCGGGACGAGAGGTTTGCATCGGATTTCTCCATTCATATTCTATTTCTTGAATATCTTATAATTGCAAATGCAACTGTTAGCAAGTCGTCAGACTGCACATGTTGTCGCGGGGCGAAAATGCACGGATTTACCGATTGTTAACCAAGACAACGCAATGTGCAGGGGAAGGAGACATCAACTATGCGCCTTGCCCATTCCCTTTGTTTTCTGGCCCTTTCAGCCCTCGCTTCCTGCGACAGCCCCAGCCCGCAATTCATGCATCGCGACACCGCCACCACGCGGGTCGAGGTCGAGGGCTCTACCTTTTCGGTGCATCAGCGCGAGAACTGGGTCGAGGTCTATCGCATCGGATTCGAGGCGCTGCCCCGCGTTCCGGTGATTCTGGCCCGCGCGAAGATCGCAATTGAACAGGCCACAGGCTGTAAGGTGGTCAAAGGGTCGCTCAGCGGCGATCAGGCCATTCAGAGGGCCGAGATTGACTGCGACGCGGCTTAGTCGGCCGGCTTCGGCGTCACCGTCTTGGAGAACTCGAATGACGTTGGGTGATCAAAGCCCGGATGGCGGTGTGTGCCAGTCTTGGTGAACCCCAGCCGCTCGAACGTACGTTGGTTCTCGACCAGTTCGACCCGCGTTTTCAGACGCAGAACCGACAGTTGCAAAGCACGCGCACGTTGTTCAGCCAGCTGGATCAATGCCCGCGCCAGCCCCTGCCGCTGCGCGTTTGGATGGACCGCAAGTTTACCAAGATAAAGCTCGGGCGGATTTGCGTCGGGGCGCGGTGTCAGAAACACGCAAGCCTGTTCGTCGATCACCCAGACCTCTCCTGTCCGGACCTGTGCGGCGATCCCATCCTCGGTCAACTGATGCAAAGAACTCGGCGGATCAATCCGCCCCTCCATCCCAGCGAAGGCAGTGCGAAGCAGCGCCAGAACCGGCGCCATATCTTCGTCCGCCCTGAGCCGTCGCGGTATCACCGGATCTGGTCCAGCATCGCCCGGGCCGAGTTTGACCGTGGCGTCCACAGCCCGCGTTCAATCGCTTCGCGCAGACGTTCGGCGATTTCCTTCAGCGCCGGGTCGTTGTGATCCTCGATGAACTCGCGCGTGTCGTCATCCTCGATGAAGGCGCTGTACACCAGATCGAAGTGATGGCTACGCACCGCGCCCGTGGTGGCTGCGAAGGCGAACATATAGTCGACCGTCGCCGCAATCTCGAA contains these protein-coding regions:
- a CDS encoding lytic transglycosylase domain-containing protein, yielding MNRIESRLIPALALAACLGFAPNNAAYAQDAGAVSAFKTAIETARAKDWDTARRQASDGGALSADIVEWHLLRQGEGSFADTRAFLARRPDWPGLKLLRKRSEKSIPHNHTPSEVLAFFETQPPQTGRGALRLAEALKATGNRDEANAQIILAWISLSLDEDEHNAFVSRYGDTLKPHHRDRADMLLWRGSTTEAGRMLPLLSSGQQALAKARIALRGKKNGVDALIKAIPASLSDDPGLAYERFLWRASKGRNQDAVDLLLERSTSAQSLGAPERWGSWRRVLARWSMRDGKPKQAYRLAASHHIPGGSDRNDLEWLAGYVALRKLNDPATAIEHFQAFQLGVETPISLGRAGYWQGRAYEAAGDKITAQASYEFGAEFQTSFYGLLAAEKAGVPMDPRLTGSEPFPDHRQASFWGGSVMEAARLLQAAGELYWAERFSVHLAESLTREELGQLGAWAESVNEPHLQVMIAKQAARQGHTIARPYFPTPDIGRGNRSVPRALELAIARRESEFDPSVISGVGARGLMQLMPGTASDMAKRLDMPYSKARLTEDPAYNTRLGSEYLAKLIEDFDGNPVLISVGYNAGPRRSQNWSERFGNVRSSSVDIIDWIEHIPFRETRNYVMRVTESLPIYRARLTGKTEPLRLSKELKK
- the dapA gene encoding 4-hydroxy-tetrahydrodipicolinate synthase; the protein is MFKGSLPALVTPFKDGAVDFDALKRLVEWQIEEGSTGLVPVGTTGESPTLTHDEHEAVIEAVVEAAAGRVPVIAGAGSNNTAEALRFMEFAKRVGAAAGLVVTPYYNKPTQRGLVAHFETIANAVDLPIVIYNIPGRSVVDMTPETMGVLAKHKNIVGVKDATGDLARVSFQRMTCGADFVQLSGEDATAHGFNAQGGVGCISVTANVAPRLCADMQAATLAGDFGKALEIADKLMPLHQAIFMEPGLCGAKYGLSKLGRCGTEVRSPLTEITDETKAAIDAAMRHAGLIN
- the tsaA gene encoding tRNA (N6-threonylcarbamoyladenosine(37)-N6)-methyltransferase TrmO, yielding MKEAREGEERLAFDPADNDGPRVAFIGRIHTPWKPGDAPGNVAGARKRVAKEGGAFRIELAEGYQPGIKDLTVGQHIIVLYWMDQARRDLIVQTPRHADAPRGVFSLRSPNRPNPIAMSTVEIVSLDVEAGVIGIDALDCFDGTPVVDLKPWIATIDAPVA
- the smpB gene encoding SsrA-binding protein SmpB: MAKAKTKEDTNYKVIADNRRARYDYAIEEDIECGIVLMGSEVKSLRQGGSNIAESYVAVEDGELYLTNSYIAPYKQAITWGHLERRKRKLLASKREISKMWNATSRKGMTLVPLVIYFNHKGLVKVKVGIAKGKKAHDKRATEAKRDWGRQKQRLLRHGD
- a CDS encoding bifunctional molybdopterin-guanine dinucleotide biosynthesis adaptor protein MobB/molybdopterin molybdotransferase MoeA, with the translated sequence MKIFGVTGWKNSGKTGLMERLIAHFTAQGLRVSTLKHTHHGVDLEKPGTDTHRHRVAGAQEVVLASSARITTLHELRDDPAPRLAELIAGLTPCDLVLVEGFKGASHPKIEAHRVETGEDLLAPSNDTIRAVASNEALPDLDLPVFDLDDTAAIAAFIADVTGLAPRKPKGLKNDCFALPPGVHWTPVDEALDTLRDRLSPVVGTETVPTANSRGRILAADHMAARSNPPGANSAVDGYAFAYAGLPAGDVTEMPLMAERAAAGGPFTGTVPMGHAIRILTGALLPDGVDTVVLQEDVQVDGQTLRFPAGVKPGANARAAGEDVEAGKLALPAGHKMRAPDVALLSALGLPDVQAFKPLRVGVLSTGDELAEPGTTTDTARTYDANRPMLLSLAEGWGYTPIDLGHVADDRDALRAAFDTAATQADVILTSGGASAGDEDHVSALLKETGSLHHWRIAIKPGRPLALAQWNGTPVFGLPGNPVAALVTTLIFARPAFSVLAGGPWLASAGTMLPAAFTKSKKAGRREYLRARLNEDGRVEAFKSEGSGRISGLSWATGLVELPDGAMDIAPGTPVRFLSYDSLGIT